The Aspergillus nidulans FGSC A4 chromosome VII nucleotide sequence CAAATTGAGATACCAGTTTTTGACCTTACAAATGCTATCAATGTCTGATGAGTAttattctctttctttgccaTCTAGTCTTCCATCTATATATTCTCGTTATATAAAACAGGCATAAAAAGCACTAGGTACGTGCAGTCTGTCTATCTAACTAACTACTCTTTTCTACACGCATTCCAACCACTTATCATACCATCTAATCTACCCCAATTCGACTTCGTATTATCTCAGTGACGAAACTCAAGCCTTACCATCACAGAAAGAGATAACGGCCCACTTCCCACTCCACGCCCACTCGCGACCTCCGGATCTCGAGCCCTCGTAAGCGTTGCGCAGTTCCTCGTCTTTGCCGGCTGGAAGACCGACAACACAATCGGCCTTGCAGGTGCGGAATGACATGACACGGATGCCAGAGTGCGGGCCTAGCGGGCCAATGGCGGTTGCGAACGGGGTTGTCGGGTCCCAGGCAGCCTGGAGGGATTGTTAGTGTCTCggaatagaaatagaaatatGAAAAATTCAGGGTGTGGTAGGAGTTAATAGTATTGTGAACGCACATCGTTAATAAGCTTTCGGTAGTTAAGGTCACCCTTGAACAGAACCAGTTCGGCCTCTTTCAAGTCTTCGAAGAGGTCAGGTGCGACGTGCGGCATGCGCCAGTAGGAGCCGCCTGCAGTCCAGAAGGGGTGAGGGCGAATGATCAGCTTGCCCTCCGCATGGAAATGGCTCCACTGGTCGAAGAGGAACTTCacctcctcgacctccttgtcCGAGAGCGGGCTTTGCTGATTTCCAGCCTCGTCGGGGGCAGTATAGAAGCTCTGGGGGTCAGCGATGGCCTGAATAAGGTCTGCGAAGTCGCGTGGAATAACGTCCGACACGAACCAGGGTATCAGTTTGGGCCGAAGGACTACGCTTGTGGCGATATCAGCCGAAAGGAGATATCCGGCGAGGATAAGGTCGACGAAGAGCTCGAAGCCGGCGTTGTCAAGAACAATGTCGACGCGGCGCTCgcccttcttttcttccttggcTTGTCGAAGGACATCGAATGCGGCATTGAGATcattgacgatgatattctcctctgctgccttGCGTGCCTTCGAGCCCTGTAGCTTCTGGATATCCTCGTATGTGAGATTTGTCAGAAGCGAGAGGTCAGTGGCATTGCCCCACAGACAGATCTCGCACATCTCGGAGAAGAGCAGGCGATGGGATTCTTCGGTggtctttccttcctttgcCTCCAACGCTAGCTCCTTGTACCTGGCGGCCAGCTCGAGCACGGCAGGTCGGGAAGACTTGAAAGTGGACATCTTTTGGCGGGCAAACACATCGTAGCCTTTCCAGTGCTTCGACCGAGCT carries:
- a CDS encoding damage-control phosphatase ARMT1 family protein (transcript_id=CADANIAT00008935) produces the protein MEFDPQIPPYLTSDPKSFGYKSVNDRWPVIVTGAIDDLHRTVADVTDDEKRKEGKTIIEELAKLKYEIQHDRQLTPLDDDGEPGIQEYNEELEKRGNPKWHNVSWLFSECYLYRRVSTSKLGRSTGKATMCLPAKRCPLSSLPDLPYKELALEAKEGKTTEESHRLLFSEMCEICLWGNATDLSLLTNLTYEDIQKLQGSKARKAAEENIIVNDLNAAFDVLRQAKEEKKGERRVDIVLDNAGFELFVDLILAGYLLSADIATSVVLRPKLIPWFVSDVIPRDFADLIQAIADPQSFYTAPDEAGNQQSPLSDKEVEEVKFLFDQWSHFHAEGKLIIRPHPFWTAGGSYWRMPHVAPDLFEDLKEAELVLFKGDLNYRKLINDAAWDPTTPFATAIGPLGPHSGIRVMSFRTCKADCVVGLPAGKDEELRNAYEGSRSGGREWAWSGKWAVISFCDGKA